A portion of the Lolium rigidum isolate FL_2022 chromosome 1, APGP_CSIRO_Lrig_0.1, whole genome shotgun sequence genome contains these proteins:
- the LOC124655475 gene encoding NAC domain-containing protein 43-like, with product MSISVNGQSCVPPGFRFHPTEEELLNYYLRKKVASEQIDLDVIRDVDLNKLEPWDIQEKCKIGSGPQNDWYFFSHKDKKYPTGTRTNRATAAGFWKATGRDKAIYNAVKRIGMRKTLVFYKGRAPHGQKSDWIMHEYRLEDPSSAAGAGADATATAMVVTAAASSDTGGEDGWVVCRVFKKKHHHKEAGGGSGKRGGGRDEGGKAARSSSPLYSSDDALDQILHYMGRSCKQEHELSSPRPRPAASRYLRPIETVLGGQGFMKLPPLESPSTAATPLTSTTTPLGLGVDSGNRELSACADELQFPQRDSGITDWAMMDRLVASHLNGQHDASTDQLCFDGASDGNAGDNDVLDNAAVDGLAFYSAAATRLLGGTATGGAGSNDDDLWTFARSAASSERLRHVSR from the exons ATGAGTATCTCGGTGAACGGGCAGTCGTGCGTCCCGCCGGGGTTCCGTTTCCACCCCACGGAGGAGGAGCTCCTCAACTACTACCTCCGCAAGAAGGTCGCCTCCGAGCAGATCGACCTCGACGTCATCCGCGACGTCGATCTCAACAAGCTCGAGCCATGGGACATCCAAG AGAAATGCAAGATCGGCTCGGGCCCTCAGAACGACTGGTACTTCTTCAGCCACAAGGACAAGAAGTACCCGACGGGAACGCGGACGAaccgggcgacggcggcagggttCTGGAAAGCCACCGGCCGCGACAAGGCCATCTACAACGCCGTCAAGCGCATCGGCATGCGCAAGACGCTCGTCTTCTACAAGGGCCGCGCTCCCCACGGCCAGAAATCGGACTGGATCATGCACGAGTACCGCCTCGAAGATCCTTCTTCCgccgccggggccggggccgatgccaccgccaccgccatg GTCGTCACTGCCGCCGCATCGTCGGACACCGGCGGGGAGGATGGGTGGGTGGTCTgcagggtgttcaagaagaaacaCCACCACAAGGAAGCCGGGGGCGGAAGCGGCAAGCGCGGCGGCGGTCGAGATGAAGGCGGCAAGGCGGCGCGCTCCTCCTCGCCGCTTTACTCCAGCGACGACGCGCTCGACCAGATCCTGCACTACATGGGACGATCGTGCAAGCAGGAGCACGAGCTATCCTCCCCTCGCCCGAGGCCTGCAGCGTCTAGGTACCTCCGCCCCATCGAGACGGTGCTCGGTGGCCAAGGATTCATGAAGCTACCTCCTCTCGAGAGCCCGTCCACTGCGGCCACCCCGCTGACGTCAACGACGACGCCGCTCGGACTCGGAGTCGACAGCGGCAACCGGGAGCTGTCCGCTTGCGCCGATGAGCTGCAGTTCCCACAGCGTGACAGCGGGATCACGGACTGGGCCATGATGGACAGGCTCGTGGCGTCCCACCTGAACGGCCAGCATGACGCGTCCACGGACCAGCTCTGCTTCGACGGCGCCAGCGACGGAAATGCAGGCGACAATGACGTCCTCGACAACGCAGCCGTCGACGGGCTGGCCTTCTACTCCGCCGCCGCAACGAGGCTGCTCGGCGGGACTGCTACGGGCGGCGCCGGCAGCAACGACGACGACCTGTGGACCTTCGCACGATCCGCGGCGTCATCCGAGCGACTGAGACACGTCTCACGGTAA